In Deltaproteobacteria bacterium, the DNA window GATCTTGTCCATCGCCACTTCCTTGCGGAACTGGGCCTTCGGGTTCTTCGCGCCGTTCCTGTGATTCTTCCAGGCGATTCGCGCCAGCACCTGCTTCAGCGTCGCCTCGTCCACGCCGTACTTCTTGGCGTAGGCGGGAGCGAGCAGCGAGAAGGTCGCCGGCGCGGTCATCGTCGGGTCGGTGCCGTCGGACGGCGGGCGGCTGCCGGTGAGCCCGGAGAAGCCGGAGTCCTTCAGCTTCTCGACCCCGATCGCCATCACCAGGTCGTAGGCGCCGCTCGCCACCGCGTAGGCCGCGTTGCGCATCGCCTCGGAGCCCGTCGCGCACATGTTCTCGAGCCGGGTGACCGGCTTGTACGCGAGCTTCAGTGCCTCGGAGAGCATCAGTCCCGAGACGCCGCTCCCCATCGTGCCGAGCCAGTACGCGTCGATGTCGTCCGGACCGACGCCGGCGGACTTCCAGGCCTCGGTCGCCGCGTCGACGAGCAGATCGTCGGCGCCCTTGTCCCAGTGCTCGCCGAACGGCGTGCAGCCCATGCCCACGATCGCGACGCGGTCCTTGATTCCATTGGAGGCCATGGAGACTCCTTGCTCGCCGGAAGCTAGCGCTTCGGGCGCGCCTTCCAGAAGTAGTTGTGGACGCCCTGTCCGGTGTAGAGCCTGCGGAACGTCATCTCGAGCTCGTTGCCGATCGCGACCGACTTCGGATCCACGTCGGTGAGCTCGCAGGAGAGCCGCCCGCCGCCCTCGAAGTCGACGATCGCGGCGACGACCGGCGGCTGCAGCGTGTAGGCCAGGTGGTCGAGCGTGTAGGTCGCGACCTTGCACGACGCCTCGGAGAAGCGCTCCTCGCGCATCTGGTCGACCGCCGCGCACTTCACGCAGACGCGCTGCGGCGGCAGGTGGCCGGTGCCGCAGGCCTCGCAGCGCGAGCCGAAGAACGCGTGCTTCCAGTGGCCGGCGCGCTGCATCGGCGGCGCCGCCGGGCGCTCGGGCTCCGGCCGCCGCGGCGGCTCGAACGGCAGGATTCCTCGCCACTTCAGGTAGGTGTTGTAGGGCAGGTCGTTGCGCTTGCTGCCGAGCCAGCGGTCGACGGAGTGGACCGGGCGCGCGGCCTCGACCTTCGCGGTCACCTCGAGCACGATCGCGTCGCAGCCGTCGCCACCGGCGACGACCAGGATGCGATCGCCCGCGCGGGCGCGGTCGAGCGCGCGCGCGAGCAGGAGCCCCGCGTGCGCGGAGCCGGTCCGCCCCACCGCGCCGAGCAGCGGGTCTGCGAGCTGCTCGGGCTTGAGCCGCAGCGCCTCGGGAATCACCGCCATCGCGCGCGCGTTGGTTCCGTCGAGGATCACGGTCGCGAGATCCGCGGGGCCGATGCCCGCGCTCTTCAGCGCGCGCGTCGCCGTGTCGAGCACGATCGGCCCGAGCGTCTCGGCGCCGAAGCGCTCCTCCCACTGCTTCGCGAACGGATCCGTCGGCAGCCGCCAGACGTCGAGGATCTCGGCGGTGGCGGAGGCGCGGCCGACGACCTTCGCGATCGCCTCGGAGTCGGGGCCGGTCACGAACGCGACCGCGCCGTCGCCGCTTCCGCTCTCGCGTCCGCCGCCCGGCGCGCCGATCACCACGTCGGCGGCCACGACCAGCGCGCGGCCGCCGGCCGAAGCCGCGTCCGCGCCCGCGAGCAGCGCGCCCAGACCCATTCGCGTCGACGCGCCGAGCTCGAGCGACCGCAGCGTCCTCGGCAGATCGAGCGCCGCGGCCAGCGTCGCGGCGTTGAGCTTCTCCGCGTACGGCGGGCTCGTGGTCGCGAAGATCAGCGTGTCGATGTCGCTTGCGCCGCGCACCGCGTCGCGCGCGGCCTCGACGCCCATCGAGACGGCGTCCTCGTCGTAGCTCGCGACGGTCCGCTCGCCCTTGCCCGCGCCCATCGCGGCGCGTTGCAGGCGGTTGTACGGCAGATAGCTCCCGTAGCGCGTGATCCCGGCCAACTCGGCTCCTCCTCGGGAATTCTAGTCGCCGCGCATCTTACATGTCGCGGCGGGTCAATTCACGCTGTCGGCCGAGCCTCCGTCGATGCGCAGATTGGAGCCGTTCACCGAGCGAGAGAGCGGGCTCGCGAGCCAGGCGACGAGATTCCCGACGTCCTCGGGCGTGCAGGCCGAGCCCGATGGGTTCTCGCGCAGGCGCGCCTCCGACAGGCGCTCCAACACCTCGCGTGTGGCGATCAGCCCCGGGCTGACCAGGTTCACCGTCACGCCGCTCCCGGCGAGCTCCTTGGCCAGGCTCACCGTCATGTTCGGCAGCGCCGCCTTCGACGCGTAGTAGTGCGGCATTCGCGCGGCCGGCCGGCTCGAGCCGATCGTGCCGACGAAGATCACCCGGCCAAAGCCGCGCGAGCGCATTCCCGGGACGAACGCCTGCGTGAGTCGCACCGCGGAGAGCACGTTCTTCTGGTAGATCGAGAGCCAGTCGCCCGTCGAGCCGTCGAGCCAGCCGGGCCCCTCCGCGACGCCGTAGTTGTTGACCAGAACGTCCACGTG includes these proteins:
- a CDS encoding hydroxymethylglutaryl-CoA synthase family protein — translated: MGAGKGERTVASYDEDAVSMGVEAARDAVRGASDIDTLIFATTSPPYAEKLNAATLAAALDLPRTLRSLELGASTRMGLGALLAGADAASAGGRALVVAADVVIGAPGGGRESGSGDGAVAFVTGPDSEAIAKVVGRASATAEILDVWRLPTDPFAKQWEERFGAETLGPIVLDTATRALKSAGIGPADLATVILDGTNARAMAVIPEALRLKPEQLADPLLGAVGRTGSAHAGLLLARALDRARAGDRILVVAGGDGCDAIVLEVTAKVEAARPVHSVDRWLGSKRNDLPYNTYLKWRGILPFEPPRRPEPERPAAPPMQRAGHWKHAFFGSRCEACGTGHLPPQRVCVKCAAVDQMREERFSEASCKVATYTLDHLAYTLQPPVVAAIVDFEGGGRLSCELTDVDPKSVAIGNELEMTFRRLYTGQGVHNYFWKARPKR
- a CDS encoding SDR family oxidoreductase, whose amino-acid sequence is MDLELAGRIAFVSGSYRGTGEGIAKVLAREGAHVLVHGFRPDEPERVVAEIRAAGGRADGVSGDITSDEGAARAVEAALHAVPHVDVLVNNYGVAEGPGWLDGSTGDWLSIYQKNVLSAVRLTQAFVPGMRSRGFGRVIFVGTIGSSRPAARMPHYYASKAALPNMTVSLAKELAGSGVTVNLVSPGLIATREVLERLSEARLRENPSGSACTPEDVGNLVAWLASPLSRSVNGSNLRIDGGSADSVN